GTCTGAAGAGTCTAGGGATGTGTAGAAACGTGTCATCGTCCACCTTGACTACGAAACGAGCCGATGAGCAGAACTCCTTCACCCAGCGAAAGCCGAGGAGAACTTTGTAGGTCAGGTTGGAATAGTCCTCCTCCAGTCCTTCCCACTGAACCACGTCACCGAATCGTTCGCTCTCCAGCGCCACCTGTTGGGCCTCGGCGTCTCGGTTAGCCGCGTTCTTGGTCTGGCCGAGAAGAAAGACGAGCCTGACGCTTCCTGTTGCCTCTCGTCTCGGCGTGCCTGAATCATGACTCGTTCCGTGCCCTCGTTGAGGCTCTGAGCTGCCTTCGTCTACGGACAATTCTTGCACGTTTCGTTCAGAACCGTCCAGATGTCTTATCCGTTGAGTTTTCTTCTGTCTCGGCCCAACTCTAGAGCCTTTGTTCATGGACGGCTCCTGCGCGTTTCTTACAGAACCGTCCACGTCTCTTATCTCCGGACTTGCTGGCTTTCGTTGCAAGGCCTCGGAGCCTTCGTCCACAGAAAGTTCCTGCACGTTTTGTATGGAATTGTCCACTTGTCTAATCTCCGGACTTTCTGGCTTTCGTGGCCAGACTCCACCGCGAGTCAGGCTGCCGTAGGTTTCCCTGATGGCTCGCCGGTATTCTGTACGCCCTGGTGTGGTCAGAACCAGTAGAATCAGGTCAGGGCCTCGCTGACCGCTGTCTAGTCTCCGTCTGTCCACCACGCAGACATGGCGGGCATCGTGGACGTAGCCGTGTCTCAACAAGACCTGCCTATGACATAGACAGAAGATTTTATTACAACCACGGTACACAGGAATGTTGCTTGGCTTGAGTATTTTAATACATACAATATTTCAACACAACAACTAAACAGAGTGCTCACCGAACTGCGTACACATactcactcacacccacacacacgcacgcattgacgcacacacacacgcgcacacacgcacgtacacacacacactcgcgcacacacacacacatacacgcacacactcgcacacacacacacacacacactcgcacacacacacacacacgctcacacccgcatacacacacacacactcacacacacacacgcgcacacacacgcacacacacacaaacacacacacacacacacacacacacacacacacacacacactctctacaTTGTACCTGTGCTGTCTCGGAAGAAAGAACCCTCCATCACCGAAGAGAAAAGTCGGCCTCCAGAGAATCAGTATAATACCAACGACTATTAGAATTTTAATCCAGATATTTCGTCTCTTTACAGCCCTTACGACGCGATAGTTTAAAGATGTGAACACACTCATGTCTATAACAGAGCAGGGATGCTAACGGAGTAAACGGGAGTGAAAGATTTGATGTGAAAATTAAAGCAGGAAACAGTTGATGCGAGAGCGTGTGCGTGAAtcgaacaaaagaaaatataagaGAAATCAACTGTTTCCTGCCCCGAGCGAAAGGCTTAAGTCATCTGATGAAGTAGATGTATAATAGTCGTTTGTCTTTTCCACAATAGAGCCGCATGTCTACGTTTCCATTTAATTTGATGAATGCAAAAGGAGCAAGACAAACGGAGAATACGCCACGGGAAACAAGCTGACGGTATTGTGCACCTTCGGCGTCCCGTGAACATCGTCATCCGGTCATTCGCACCAGTTTTGATTCAATTTGACATGgtttctttggtttaaacagtgtttattcaacaattcataggtAATTGAACATACtacatgttaaggatcaacaacaagctcaagcttatggtggtgacTCTAACAGGAGAATTTAACATCGGATTACAATATCTTGCGACGAGACTTTGACAAATActtttttaaaccaaaacaaacaagaaacaaacaaaatatgcaagcatatatatatatatatatttatatatatttataaacTATACATATTTGACAAAAAGCAAAGGTATAATGGAGACAGGACACGACAATAGAATGGACAAACAATataaaagggaaagagagaactcgaacagagagagagagagagagagagagagagagagagagagagagagagagagagagagagagagagagagagagagagagagagagagagagtgagagagagaggacatggtttcttcttcttcttcttcttcttcttcttcaacgtTCCAAGAAGCTGATTTTAGAACGTTTACGACAACCTGTAACGTTTGTGTTAGCCGGAAGTTTCCTGTATGTTACGGATATTAAGTTCAAAATACTGGAAACGAAATCGTCATCCagccattcttcttcttcttcttcttcttcttcttcttcttcttctatgtTCCAAGTAGCTGATTTTAGAACGTTTACGGCAACCTGTAATAGATACGTGTAACGTTCGTGTTAGCCGGAAGTTCCCGGTATGTTACGgatatttatttcaaaatacTGGAAACGAAATCGTCATCCGGCCATTCGTACCAGTTTTGATTCAATTTGACAGGgcttatgttgttgttgttgtttgttgttgtttgttgttgttgttgttgttgttgttgtttttgttgttgttgtttgttgttgttgttgttgttgttgttcttcttcttcttcttcttcttcttcttcttcttcttcttcttcttcttcttcttcttcttcttcttcaacgtTCGACAAAGCTCTTTTAAGAACGTGTACGGCAACCTGTTCGTGTAACGTTCGTGTTAGTTCTTCTCCAATGTTCGACGACGACGCTCTTTTTAGAACGTGTTCGGCAACCTATTTGTGTAACGTTCGTGTTAGCCGGAAGTTCCCGGTATGTTACCgatatttatttcaaaatactgaaaacaaaatcctCGTCTGCCTGTTcgtaccatttttttttactcaatTTGACAGGGTTTCTTTCTTCCTTATGTTCTTCTTTTGTTCTCTTCTTCAACGCTTGACGGTTGTGTCATTAATATATATGTCATGAACTGGCAACTAAATTCGGCGCAGGTCTTCAACAGTTTGACACAGCTTGGTCCTCGAAGTAGTGCTATCTGTCAAATGAATTGATCGTCAGTGCCATTACGCCAGTATTAGAGTCGTTGTATAGATTATTATCCTTTCTATAACCTAAGTTCCGCCGCCGGAATCCCGGAAGTCTGCACTATAATCAATTTAactcacacgcagacacacacacacacacacacacacacacacacacacgtgcgcgtgTACGCacatgcgcgcacgcacgcacaagcacacacacattcactcacatagacacacacacacacacaaacacacccacacacacatacacacacaaacacacccacacacatacacacaccgccACAACCATCGTCCCAAATCCTAGTCaatgttataacatttagtcaaaacttgacccaATGTAAATATACGAGGggaaaaacaccacacacaatgCGGATAGTATAATATTATTTTAAGATGCAAAGGGGTAGTGTGCCTGTGTCACAAAGCAACGCGGACCTTCGGATAGAGAGTTATTGCCCGACATATTACTCGACTAGAATCAAAacaggggggaggaggaggagggggaggagggagaaaaagggaggggggaggaagagGACAATGAGTAACAAAACACATTCCCAAAGACATTAATGGCTTTTGGATTTAGATTGATAGGACCTGTGTCTACTCTGCGAACTCCTCGAAACAGTCATGTCTGCTTGACACTTCTGATATTGTACAGTGCTGCATGGCCCCGACACTTGTGATATAGTAGAGTGATTATTGTCTTCATGGCTCTGACACTGTTCTGACAGCCATGGACCTTCACCCTGACAACTCAGTATGAGTCGATCGGTACCCGGAAGTACATTACTTCGAAAAACATTGGTGTGCACGAGTCAGCCCTCGTGTCTGATTGGTTGGATTGGGGTTTGCAGacgtgatttcaaccaatccgagcACGCAGCTGGCACCCACTGAGTTGGTAATACTCTCGTGCGCATTCTCCCAGGATCTGGGTGCAGACATCGTGTGGCACTGATTAAAGATACTCTCTTCCCCGTGAAAATCATCTGGTACATCCCTTTTCATCTACCATGTTTTTATCCTGGGATAAACAGCATCATTGcactttttattattattattattattatggtgagcttatatagcgcgaaccacaattaactgtgctctccgcgctttacatattaatttctgccgtgtgaaatggaatttttttacagacagacagacaaacaaacattttttacacacaatatataacgcattcacatcgaccagcaaacctcaagcctgttaggcgagcattcacctttcgcggcctttattccaagtcacacgggtatttgatggacatttttatctatgcctatacaattttgccaggaaagacccttttgtcaatcgtgggatctttaacgtgcacaccccaatatagtgtacacgaagggacctcggtttttcgtctcatccgaaagactagcacttgaacccaccatctaggtcaggaaaggggggagaaaatagcggcctgacccagggtcgaacacgcaacctctcgattccgagcgcaagtgcgttaccactcggccacccgccACTTTGACACTCACCAACAATCGAGTCTTGCTACTTCCGATGCAGAACGCAGTATTTTTCTGAATTAATATCCCTGGTTTATATAGCTATGTGTTACGAATCATGTCAAGAAAGGCATTCCACTCATTACAGAACGCAGCATTTTGCTGATCTAATATCCCTGGTCTATATAGTTACGAATAACGAATCATGTCAATAAAGACAGGCTGCGGATGTTGGGGTTGAATCCCGGGGGAAAGATGCTCCTTTCCTGAATGCGATATACAAGATGGTTGACACAGGAAGGAAGATATTCTTAAAGGCTCAATCTTTCACCTGTAACCGATTCGACTCTCATATAGGGctagacttttacatgggataaggccaaaTATTCGATTACTTTGGCCTATTTTGATGTGGGCTGGCATTTTTGACTTGAATCTGTTGCACGGAAAAGTATACAGAACACAGCAAGTCCGCTTTGCTGTGATCTGCCGATGTTTTTAACAAACCAGAGTCTCAAGAAAACAGGCAGAACACAATGAGTCCCCTTTGCTGTGATCTGCCGATGTTTTGAACAAACCCGAGTCTCAAGAAAACcttggcagaacacagtaagtccactaaTTTGCTCATAGTTTTTTCATTGAACCAAATTTTTGAAAGAAACTATTTAGCAACAAATGCAGAATGCATGCAGACGCTTACTTCCAGTAAAACTTTAATCTAGAATGTCTTTGCTTTAAATATATAgatcagaacaaaaacaagtcgcgaaaggcgaaattacaacatttagtcaagctgtcgaactaacagaatgaaaactaaactcactgcatttttacagcaagagcgcatttttcatgatccgctaacttcgaccattatttttgataatcactgagactcggcatgtaacctctacgtctcttccgatcatcaaagcataatgctacggaagtcggccatttttgccaatattcAAAAGCATATTGCCAATAACAAAGATGCATGGTTCctgtttacccatctgtaccacacgatgttataatcgacaacagcatacactgacaacttgaaattcttctcgggaatgtttttcagctttacaaatgtcgatagcatacccttttctgctaacttcccgatgaaacaggactaaatcaattatcttctgtccctaaacaccacacaatgcccaaagtcgaaagatgtagtacaaacaggggagtaaaacggaacagccgtttttgtgtgcctgtgtcagttgccgactgacacaaactttcgcattcggcttttcttatctcgtaactccaaactaaataccccacttcccctctgaagtattgatgtacaacccatggcactaacattcatgtagtcgtttataactgaggttgaaaatttcgcttcatgacgagacaagtataaatgtcattcacccaaactgaaaacttcgctgccgtctgctcgcgattatctgttctcttctcctccccttgttgcatcctagttcttcagttgtttctagctttccgtttatgttgtgttttggtcttcttcataagtagtcttgttcaaaattaaaaaaaaactcaaacttctttttgttgtattcgaatgaactaataaaaagctgtttaacagctgtgttgtcaaatcgagttttgcgcataagaaacggcgtctgctatcaaaacctgagatcaacgcatcgacgcaaaaactgtcattttgtaagtttggaacaacaaatcaaggtcagaacagctatgtaatcactattgtgttttcagcgtagcaatagggtccgatatttagactcgaacaagtataatgcgactcgtcttcgactcgtcggcattttacttgtctcgtctaaatatcggaccctattgctacgctgaaaacacaatagctgttaataacaaGACTCTCCGCCCGTTTATGACGCATATTCAAAGTTTTTTGGGACAAATACCTGAGCTGATTTAAACACGCTCGGATCTTAAATCACAACATGAATATTCATATCGCACAAAAAAGAGTGCGCGGTCTTTTGTTGCTTGTTTAGTGCTGAATTAGAGAAtaatattacagtggaacctatcTTATGTTGCTGGTTTAGTGCTGAATTAGAGAAtaatattacagtggaacctatcTTATGTTGCTTGTTTAGTGCTGAATTAGAGAAtaatattacagtggaacctatcTTATGTTGCTTGTTTAGTGCTGAATTAGAGAAtaatattacagtggaacctatcTTATAagaccttctttttttcttcagattatttgtccataacctctgtaaattgacatCCTTTTTTAAGACTCACACCTTACATTTTTAAGACCGGTGTAACaggccattttgacacatagtcagttttgaccgggaggtcattctgggctagccaattttgacccccctcagtcagttttgacctcccgttcaaacttcaagaataagtacattaggaccttttaaaacgaaatatatgtaaatGTGCACAATATTAGTTGGAAaagtgatctaaaaaaaaaagttttgacgcttcctttgaaacttcaagaataagtacactaggaccttttaaaacgaaatgtacgcataaatgaatgaatCTATGCATCTCGACAAGtttgggggggttggggggtaattcccggtcaaaatcagctagcccagaatgactccccggtcaaaactgactaggccagtcagttttgaccccccccttcaaacttcaagaataagtactttaaggCTAGCGGATTTTGACGGGgggggctagcccagaatgactcaTCCCTCCAAACCtgttgagatacatagatgcatacatatatgcataaatTTCATCATCtgaagtcctaatgtacttattcttgaagtttgaaggaaAGCGTCGAaacgtttttattttttagaaaaaaattaaagtttttttgtgtgtttttttttaatatcattTTCCACCAAATATTATCCACGTTTACATttaattcgttttaaaaggtcttaaagtactcattcttgaagtttgaagggggggtcaaaactgactagaccggggggtcattctaggctagctgattttgactaggccagtcagttttgacccccccccccccccccagaatgacacatccccttaaacctgttgagatacatagatgcctacatatatgcatacatttcgtcatctgaagtcctaatgtacttattcttgaagtttggagggaagcgtcgaaactttttttgtttagaaaataaagttaaagggtttttttcgatttttttttccatatccttttccaacaaatattgtccacatttacattcaattcgttttaaaaggtcttaaagtacttattcttgaagtttgaagggggcgtcaaaactgactggcctagtcagctttgaccggggggtcattctgggctagctgattttaaCACATCCCCCAAACCTTAGATATACGTAGTTGTATACTAAATAtgcataaatattgtttctaaaggtcttaatgtactcattcttaaagtttgaagggggggtcaaaattgactagggggtggggggggtcaaaactgactagcccagaatgacctcccgttCAAACTGGGCTGTGTCAAAATAGGCTGCTACACCtgattttttttagattttgagggcaggtcttaaaaggaggttcCTAGCTATTATTGTGGGGTCGAGGATGACCCCACTTACTGTACAGCCTTGGGGACTGTGCCATGGGCAATcgtgttaccgttctcacgagatcagttccTCGGCTTTTTGGCGAAAGCGTGCTAGCGTATTCTTCAATTCATTTCAGTGTCGCCAACACGTCAGCTGTAACCGTGGCCGAACGGTTATGGCGCTCGCCTGGTAAACCATAGGTGTACTGCCAGGTTCAGTTCGCGGTCGgctcttatttttttttactcttttgtcatttttgtgtgtttttgtttagttttattcaCGAATCACGTGTAAAAGATTATGTTGCCAGGAATTTCACAATCTTCTGTTTCGCCTGAAGTCAGTGGTACTGGCAACAGTACAAAGTGTAAACAACACAGCAAACGAAGACTTGCAACCATTAATCGGGAACATTCTTACTTTTCTCTGCAGCCGATACGCAAACGCCAAAGTAAGTCGAATCAAGTCGAAAGCAGCCAATCTCTCTCTTGAAAATATTGATATTCCAAATGAACCATGCATTATTTTTAATCTGGATCAAGTAGCAAATAGTTGTGAAGTTAGAACAAATGAAGAAGACAGCTTCCTCACTTCCCCTCTGCATAATTATAACTATGAAGTTGCTATCAAACAAAGGCCATCTTTCCATTGCCACTCCTGTCACAGATTTTTGTTTGAACAACAGTGTTGCTCATGGAAAAGCAAAGATAGTATGGATACATTCAGGCAAAGTTTGGGACTTGACAAAACTGCTGTCTTTTGCCTAACATGTCATTCACACCTGTCAAAAGGTGCAATGCCTGCAAGTTTTCATAGAAATAAcctaacaataataataataataataatcctATTCCAGAGGTTCTCAAATGtctcacattttcaaaaaaaaagttgatttgAAAACTTCAGATTTTCCTGACTTTAGGTGTACTGCCAGGTGGTCAGTTTTGTGAGCGTGGCAGTGTTTTGCATTTACCTCTGAATGTGTCGGATATTATAGGGGAAGggttcctaatatggaccggctcctaatatggaccaccacaAACTAACGCGCTCAAAacagttttattcgctgtattcaccctctctggataacttgcacatgtcaaaacagttgcagaaacagaaatctcaaaaccgtttggctttttctcttttttcacgtttggcagcgttcactctaaatttgccgcctaaaacggactcgtttctgtctacagccaaagcttttatcaaacaaaaatggctatatatgacagctaaaaccgtatttgttacattttagcagtgttgaccccgagtttctactgcaaacaaaaaataatagcaacatctcaaagtatgtgcgagtcccctaatatggaccaccttcaacaaatcgaagaaaataaaagctaaaggctattttcattaattcactaagaagcttgctggtaataaccAATAACTaaccctcgagatttaaaaaaaatgcaacgaaaagtcttcttttcgtggaagttgataatttcacttattttcactctgtttttgataagcttctttagtttcctggtgtgcttcaaataatgctctcatcaacccgaaacagattaatctagagcatattttaattaggctgacttgtacactaagttgtatcatgttattttgaaatatagggggctttttacagtgattcgtgaaggccgcttcactggtccatattaggcgcccaggctcctaatatggaccctttgtgattttttctgtatttaatttttgctgaatgtgtatcaaagctattttactctaattaggcctaacggttaacataagaaagaaggactaccaaacacaaaatgaaacttgtttgcaagaaaacaagctatttATCAGCATgcaacaaaaagtggtccatattaggagcccttcccctattctTAACCAACTTCCTCTGCATCAAACTGAAACCGAACACGTATCTGTCTTTTATGAAAATGGACATAATATGTActggagttatttccaaacataaACTTTCACCTGATAACATTTTACTCGCTTTACAGTGGTtaataacagctattgtgttttcagcgtagcaatataGGGCCCGACATTTAGacaagacaagtataatgccgacgagtcgaagacgagtcgcattatacttgttcgagtctaaatatcggaccctattgctacgatgaaaacacaatagcgtttatttatctattctgacattaaattctgtgttaaaatcatgtttttgtcagcaacaagtaccagaatggtccatgtcgttgattgcagacgacggttccctttccgaatgaagccacggaaataaccgaacattgaaaaactcacggacatgtattacggagaaaactcgagataaccggatgtttagcattacgtcaatatgctaggaatcatatgacgtcatgacgtatcatgcttgcctacgtagattgtatgttcgaaagtctgacttctgttgggaattcgcgtggtgaagactgcggtaaatctgtagatgataagagaacaaggattgtctcagaagaaacgactaaatgtttcagaccggtaacttcatttcaacattgcactatacaatagacgttctatgtgacaggagagtttgctgattttgtgttaaacatttgagagatcgtctgctagaatcagagataggtcgcttcagattgcagcttctggaaatgtgcacggtttgttgcctgttaaagaactggattttacacgtaatgtatgtcatgtacattaagcaacaacaaaaacacacacaaagcaaatggcatcgcctgtcgacttgtcacataaacaaacctggcgaggtatgcgtgtactttatacacgtggaagaaaccggaaccatgcgtctttgttattgacaatatgcttttggatattggcaaaaatggccgactttcgtagcattatgctttgatgatcggaaaagggaagTGTGaaaccatccaatcacagcccccgaattcacccacgtgtccatcagaatagctatattatgagttatttctaatatgctgactgttagcaaatgataacaggcatgtcgagaaaaaagatatcaagcatgagccttttatgcgaatgctgatatcgtttgtgagacatgactgttatcatttgctaacagtccgcatattagaaataacggttttattaccgtttaattcgaccaaaacaaatttcgaagcgaccccgcaaattagacaga
The sequence above is a segment of the Littorina saxatilis isolate snail1 linkage group LG3, US_GU_Lsax_2.0, whole genome shotgun sequence genome. Coding sequences within it:
- the LOC138961001 gene encoding uncharacterized protein, which gives rise to MSVFTSLNYRVVRAVKRRNIWIKILIVVGIILILWRPTFLFGDGGFFLPRQHRQVLLRHGYVHDARHVCVVDRRRLDSGQRGPDLILLVLTTPGRTEYRRAIRETYGSLTRGGVWPRKPESPEIRQVDNSIQNVQELSVDEGSEALQRKPASPEIRDVDGSVRNAQEPSMNKGSRVGPRQKKTQRIRHLDGSERNVQELSVDEGSSEPQRGHGTSHDSGTPRREATGSVRLVFLLGQTKNAANRDAEAQQVALESERFGDVVQWEGLEEDYSNLTYKVLLGFRWVKEFCSSARFVVKVDDDTFLHIPRLFRHIQRTYGSVNGVDKSQRLLLTRFPHESYRADGHRRFWLGSAASSARSVSLRHGMIHGRVLPHSLARRWGKYGVSFETYPFLFYPPYTRGNFYFMKTSVAARILSIAEYIPYNNMEDVHVTGTLAHAAGVRHLGLSDEEVNVRDVLPTDCSFAGGLWISTHGVSPSMHREIWTSFTAEKNICRKSQSNSVGTS